One genomic region from Ptychodera flava strain L36383 chromosome 14, AS_Pfla_20210202, whole genome shotgun sequence encodes:
- the LOC139150039 gene encoding proton-coupled folate transporter-like encodes MGVLKYLHLVTVEPACLLFTWAIFMQGPATQQLLIQKVCNSLYNQTICQNLNTFPVAEDHVQTVSSHWVFYFTASMAIPGMVSALFISSWSDIIGRKLPMLIPSFGATLGLTVLVVSSLYMHLPYQLILVAGFLLGCAGGFGTFNVMSVSYISDITDEEQRTKRIGILHAMIFVGGTIGLLTGGILKVKIGFTAVYVTCLSLHFLLILYVAIRVKESLRRKNDDLENSAVSNETKRRLCAGLCRLSNAKRAVVVTFRKREDNKRKHLLILIVINFLVMLCIAGQMDLIVLYTQHRPLHWPASILGAYLAFGNVLQSLALLVVFPIYVRCTTPKTRLHDVTVAQIGFLFASIGFTLISLASTTWMMFCASLTSLVAPMPIVILPSLRSKLVDHNELGAMFAITASLEPLFGMCGSMLFNNLYPVTLSFSPGFSFVVMAIVIFIPVLLLQIVGMDMRRGTAYKYTQIAASELEDLTTGDHSEEIDMTGNHVTQNGID; translated from the exons ATGggtgttttaaaatatttgcacTTGGTGACCGTCGAGCCCGCCTGTTTGTTGTTCACATGGGCGATTTTCATGCAAGGTCCAGCCACACAGCAGCTGCTGATACAGAAAGTATGCAACAGTCTCTACAACCAGACCATATGTCAgaatttgaacacatttcccgTGGCCGAGGACCACGTACAGACGGTTTCTTCACATTGGGTGTTTTACTTCACGGCCAGCATGGCTATACCAGGGATGGTCAGCGCTTTATTCATCAGTTCCTGGAGTGACATAATTGGTAGGAAACTTCCCATGCTGATACCGTCATTCGGAGCTACGTTGGGATTGACGGTTCTTGTTGTCAGTTCGCTGTACATGCATTTGCCGTATCAGCTGATCCTGGTGGCCGGTTTTCTTTTGGGATGCGCAGGCGGGTTCGGAACGTTCAACGTCATGTCGGTCAGTTACATTTCGGACATCACGGACGAAGAGCAAAGGACTAAACGGATTGGTATCCTACACGCGATGATATTTGTGGGCGGTACCATTGGACTGTTAACAGGTGGTATTCTGAAGGTCAAGATCGGCTTCACTGCCGTCTATGTCACGTGTCTgtctttgcattttttattgattCTGTACGTTGCGATTCGAGTGAAAGAGTCACTCCGCCGTAAAAACGACGACCTGGAGAACTCGGCGGTTTCCAACGAAACAAAGAGACGCCTTTGCGCAGGGTTGTGTCGCCTTAGCAACGCCAAAAGAGCCGTGGTTGTAACTTTTCGGAAGCGAGAAGACAATAAACGTAAACATCTCCTTATCCTCATCGTCATCAATTTCCTGGTAATGCTCTGTATAGCAG GACAGATGGATTTGATTGTCCTGTACACACAGCACAGACCACTTCACTGGCCTGCATCGATACTAGGCGCGTACCTGGCATTCGGCAACGTTCTCCAGTCATTGGCTCTACTGGTCGTCTTCCCGATCTATGTCAGGTGCACGACTCCCAAGACGCGCCTGCACGATGTAACCGTGGCTCAAATTGGTTTCCTGTTTGCATCCATTGGCTTCACTCTCATCTCATTGGCGTCGACAACTTGGATGATGTTCTGTG CATCTCTAACCAGCCTTGTTGCTCCGATGCCCATCGTTATCCTGCCGTCCCTACGTTCAAAATTGGTCGACCATAATGAGCTCG GAGCCATGTTCGCGATCACAGCATCCCTGGAACCACTATTCGGAATGTGCGGATCTATGCTGTTCAACAATCTCTACCCAGTCACGCTTTCCTTCAGTCCTGGATTCAGCTTCGTTGTCATGGCAATAGTGATATTTATTCCTGTCTTATTATTACA GATAGTTGGTATGGATATGCGAAGAGGAACTGCGTATAAATACACTCAAA tCGCTGCTTCTGAGTTGGAAGATTTGACAACAGGAGATCACTCCGAGGAAATCGACATGACTGGAAACCACGTGACGCAAAACGGAATCGATTAA
- the LOC139150043 gene encoding DNA replication licensing factor mcm5-like has product MAGFDEQNIFFSDNFGSEDYGDEGKIDRLGIQRRFKEFIRKFHEGSFNYKYRDELKRHYNLGQYFLEVNLDDLSSFDEELADKFGKQPSELLPLFEQAAKEVADEVTNPRPQGEEEMEAIQVLLTSGAHPSHVRELKSEQVSRLVKIPGIVIAASAVRAKATAITIQCRSCRAFVNNIPVKPGLEGYALPRKCNTDQAGRPKCPVDPFFIVPDKCTCVDFQILKLQESPDAVPNGEMPRHMQLYCDRYLCDKIVPGNRVTVMGVYSIKKVGKGAKSSRDRVAVGIRNPYLRVVGIQVDTEGSGRTAGSSFTPQEEEEFRRLAASNNVYETIAKSIAPSIYGSIDIKKAIACLLFGGSRKRMPDGLTRRGDINVLLLGDPGTAKSQLLKFVEKVSPIGVYTSGKGSSAAGLTASVIRDPSSRNFIMEGGAMVLADGGVVCIDEFDKMREDDRVAIHEAMEQQTISIAKAGITTTLNSRTSVLAAANSVFGRWDDTKGDENIDFMPTILSRFDMIFVVKDEHDETRDTTLAKHVMNVHMNALQTTTANEQGELELNFLKKFISYIRGKCGPRISEAAAEKLKNRYILMRSGARDHERETDKKTNIPITVRQLEAIIRISESLSKMELLPFASEAHVDEALRLFQVSTLDAARSGNLAGAEGFTTVDDREELNRIEKQLKRRFAIGSQVSEHCIVQDFLRQKYPERSIYKVLQLMIRRGEIQYRMQRKMLYRIK; this is encoded by the exons AGATGAGTTGAAGCGCCATTACAACCTGGGACAGTACTTCCTGGAGGTGAATCTGGACGACTTGAGCAGTTTTGATGAGGAGTTGGCTGACAAATTTGGCAAGCAACCTTCAGAGCTTCTGCCTCTG TTTGAGCAGGCTGCCAAAGAAGTTGCAGATGAAGTGACCAACCCAAGACCCCAAGGTGAAGAAGAAATGGAAGCCATTCAGGTGTTGCTGACGTCAGGAGCACATCCATCGCACGTCAGGGAGCTCAAG TCAGAGCAAGTGTCCAGACTGGTCAAGATACCCGGTATTGTGATTGCAGCGTCTGCAGTCAGGGCCAAGGCTACTGCCATCACCATCCAGTGTCGTAGCTGTCGTGCCTTTGTCAACAACATCCCTGTGAAACCTGGTCTTGAAGGATATGCACTGCCCAGAAAATGCAACAC TGACCAAGCCGGTAGACCCAAATGTCCAGTGGACCCATTCTTCATTGTTCCGGACAAATGTACATGTGTTGACTTCCAAATACTGAAACTGCAGGAATCACCCGATGCAGTGCCCAACGGTGAAATGCCAAGACATATGCAGCTTTACTGTGACAG GTATTTATGTGACAAGATTGTTCCCGGCAACAGAGTAACGGTGATGGGTGTTTACAGTATCAAGAAAGTTGGTAAAGGAGCCAAG TCTTCCCGAGACAGGGTTGCTGTTGGTATCCGTAATCCATACTTGAGAGTAGTTGGAATTCAAGTCGACACAGAAGGTTCTGGAAGAACTGCTGGTTCCTCTTTCACGCCACAGGAAGAGGAGGAATTCAGGCGTCTCGCTGCCAGTAATAATGTCTATGAAACCATCGCCAAGAGCATTGCACCATCCATCTATGGTAGCATAG ACATCAAGAAAGCCATAGCCTGCCTCCTATTCGGTGGTTCACGGAAACGTATGCCAGATGGTCTGACTAGGAGAGGTGACATCAATGTACTGTTGCTCGGAGATCCTGGTACTGCCAAGAGTCAGCTGCTGAAGTTTGTTGAGAAAGTGTCACCTATCGGG GTGTACACTTCTGGTAAAGGAAGCAGTGCGGCTGGTCTTACAGCGTCTGTCATCAGAGATCCATCGTCG CGTAATTTCATCATGGAGGGTGGTGCCATGGTCCTGGCTGATGGTGGCGTTGTGTGCATTGACGAGTTTGACAAGATGCGGGAAGACGACAGGGTTGCCATCCATGAGGCCATGGAACAGCAAACCATCTCCATTGCCAAGGCCGGTATCACCACCACACTGAACTCCAGAACCTCTGTCTTGGCCGCGGCCAACTCTGTGTTTGGCAGATGGGACGACACCAAGGGAGATGAGAATATTGACTTCATGCCAACTATCCTGTCGCGTTTTGACATGATATTTGTGGTGAAAGATGAGCATGATGAAACAAGGGATACT ACCCTGGCTAAACATGTGATGAATGTACACATGAATGCACTACAGACCACCACTGCCAACGAGCAGGGAGAACTTGAACTTAACTTCcttaaaaagttcatttcatacaTCAGAGG CAAGTGTGGTCCCAGAATTTCAGAGGCTGCTGCGGAGAAGTTGAAAAATCGTTATATCCTGATGCGCAGCGGAGCCCGCGATCATGAACGAGAAACGGACAAGAAAACCAACATACCAATAACAGTGAG GCAACTGGAGGCAATTATTCGCATCTCAGAGTCACTCAGCAAGATGGAGCTGTTGCCGTTTGCGTCAGAAGCTCACGTAGACGAAGCTTTGCGTCTCTTCCAAGTGTCTACTCTGGATGCAGCAAGGAGTGGTAATCTAGCCG GAGCGGAAGGCTTCACCACAGTGGATGACCGGGAGGAGTTGAACAGAATTGAGAAGCAGTTGAAGAGACGTTTTGCCATTGGCTCCCAAGTCTCCGAACACTGTATTGTGCAGGATTTTCTGAGACAG AAATATCCAGAGAGATCCATTTACAAGGTACTTCAGCTGATGATCAGACGTGGAGAGATTCAATACAGAATGCAGAGAAAAATGCTCTACAGAATCAAGTGA